The following coding sequences lie in one Pseudomonas syringae CC1557 genomic window:
- a CDS encoding helix-turn-helix transcriptional regulator: MPHTLLPHIGRAIASIGSGHFSSLFHTLIDKQLAVDATHLSSLPQPWQSPPASEVPVFNETVTSSRGTLLLSDSIHLYPVQASESFSCKITVFRALPAQAFSPSERRQLSDITPLLFSILEKHVNALQLAMPSSELRKTESLEERFQERLRETGLSLSERETQVCLGLLAGHTALEQAERLMLKVNTVGSYQRRAAIKLGISGRNSLMRWMYASSEGVFSAC; this comes from the coding sequence ATGCCTCATACACTACTGCCCCACATTGGCCGGGCCATTGCCAGCATTGGCAGCGGCCATTTTTCCAGCCTGTTTCACACCTTGATCGACAAGCAGCTTGCAGTGGATGCCACGCACCTCTCTTCGCTGCCGCAGCCCTGGCAATCGCCGCCTGCCTCGGAAGTACCGGTTTTCAACGAAACGGTGACGTCGTCGCGTGGCACGCTGTTGCTGAGTGACTCGATCCACCTTTACCCGGTTCAGGCATCGGAAAGTTTCTCCTGCAAGATCACGGTGTTCCGCGCCCTGCCCGCTCAGGCATTTTCGCCCAGCGAGCGTCGGCAACTAAGCGATATCACCCCCTTGCTGTTCTCGATACTCGAAAAACACGTCAATGCGCTGCAACTGGCGATGCCCAGTAGTGAACTAAGAAAAACCGAAAGCCTGGAGGAGCGCTTTCAGGAACGACTGCGCGAAACCGGCCTTTCGCTGTCCGAGCGGGAAACCCAGGTCTGCCTCGGGTTGCTCGCCGGGCATACCGCCCTTGAGCAGGCCGAGCGGCTGATGCTTAAGGTCAACACGGTCGGCAGCTACCAGCGCAGGGCAGCCATCAAACTTGGAATCAGCGGTCGAAACTCGCTGATGCGCTGGATGTACGCCTCTTCCGAAGGCGTCTTTTCGGCCTGTTGA